A part of Carettochelys insculpta isolate YL-2023 chromosome 1, ASM3395843v1, whole genome shotgun sequence genomic DNA contains:
- the PAAF1 gene encoding proteasomal ATPase-associated factor 1 isoform X1, protein MAATMRIQSDWNQVLRRNEGEAWLSCRCPGKPTLYGSLTCQGMGSDGIPEISSSEGFVVKEITKKSILVSCPQENISTKFLAPYTSFCRIHQKSIICIDISSGGGLGVSSSADGTMKIWQAANGEIRRLLEGHVYDVNCCRFFPSGLVVLSGGMDAQLKIWSAEDASCVATFKGHKAGILDTAIVDRGRNVISSSRDGTARLWDCGKSACLGTVADCGSPVNGIALGIADNTVNLGSPEKAPSEREIGTEGKILLLAREDRKLQGVGLQSRQPVFLFVGSDAFNCCTFLSSIYLLAGTQDGNIYQLDVRNTKAPIQIIHRSGAPVLCLLPYRDGFIASQGDGTCFIIQQDLDHVIDLTEADCDPVYKVATWEKQIYTCCRDGMVRRYQLSDL, encoded by the exons ATGGCAGCGACTATGAGGATCCAAAGCGACTGGAACCAGGTGTTGAG GAGGAATGAAGGTGAAGCCTGGCTGAGCTGTAGGTGCCCTG GAAAACCTACTTTGTATGGCAGCCTGACATGCCAGGGAATGGGCTCAGATGGCATTCCAGAGATCTCATCCTCTGAAGGATTTGTTGTAAAGGAAATAACTAAG AAAAGCATTCTCGTTTCTTGCCCTCAGGAAAATATTTCCACAAAATTTTTGGCACCTTACACAAGCTTCTGCAGAATTCATCAGAAAAGT ATAATCTGCATTGATATTTCCAGTGGTGGGGGCCTTGGGGTATCTTCCAGCGCTGATGGGACCATGAAAATCTGGCAGGCTGCAAATGGAGAAATAAGA AGACTATTGGAAGGCCATGTGTATGATGTGAATTGTTGCAGGTTTTTCCCATCAGGCCTTGTGGTTCTGAGTGGTGGGATGGATGCCCAGCTAAAGATCTGGTCAGCAGAAGATGCCAGCTGCGTAGCAACATTTAAAGGTCACAAAGCAG GTATCttggacacagccattgtggaTCGAGGAAGAAATGTCATTTCCAGTTCTAGAGATGGTACTGCCCGCCTTTGGGATTGTGGGAAGTCTGCTTGCCTAGGCACTGTTGCAGATTGTGGTTCCCCTGTGAATGGCATTGCTTTGGGTATTGCTGACAATACAGTAAATCTGGGATCACCTGAAAAAGCACCAA GCGAACGTGAAATTGGGACAGAAGGGAAAATCCTGCTGTTGGCTCGGGAAGACAGAAAGCTCCAAGGTGTGGGATTACAGAGCAGGCAGCCG GTGTTTCTCTTTGTTGGATCCGATGCATTTAACTGCTGTACATTCCTCTCAAGCATCTATCTCCTCGCAGGGACTCAGGATGGAAATATATATCAGCTGGATGTGAGAAATACAAA GGCTCCGATTCAGATCATTCATAGATCAGGAGCACCAGTGCTTTGTCTGCTCCCTTATAGAGATGGATTTATTGCCAGCCAAG GTGATGGAACATGCTTTATTATTCAGCAAGATCTTGACCATGTAATTGACCTCACGGAAGCAGACTGTGACCCTGTATACAAG GTTGCTACCTGGGAGAAACAGATTTATACATGCTGCAGAGATGGGATGGTGAGGAGATACCAGCTTTCTGACCTCTGA
- the COA4 gene encoding cytochrome c oxidase assembly factor 4 homolog, mitochondrial: MSGPSPQGHNWNRKSEEEEDPLDQMILRTGCSTFHYAVQECMAEHQDWRKCQQQVQAFKDCMKEHQKQRMEELQQRQRLAQAKS, from the coding sequence ATGTCTGGTCCCAGCCCTCAGGGTCATAACTGGAACCGGAAgtcggaagaggaggaggatccCTTGGATCAAATGATCTTGCGCACTGGCTGTTCCACTTTCCATTATGCTGTCCAGGAGTGCATGGCCGAACACCAGGACTGGAGGAAGTGTCAGCAGCAGGTGCAGGCCTTCAAAGACTGCATGAAGGAACATCAGAAGCAGCGGATGGAGGAACTGCAGCAGAGGCAAAGGTTGGCCCAGGCCAAGAGCTGA
- the PAAF1 gene encoding proteasomal ATPase-associated factor 1 isoform X2, with translation MKIWQAANGEIRRLLEGHVYDVNCCRFFPSGLVVLSGGMDAQLKIWSAEDASCVATFKGHKAGILDTAIVDRGRNVISSSRDGTARLWDCGKSACLGTVADCGSPVNGIALGIADNTVNLGSPEKAPSEREIGTEGKILLLAREDRKLQGVGLQSRQPVFLFVGSDAFNCCTFLSSIYLLAGTQDGNIYQLDVRNTKAPIQIIHRSGAPVLCLLPYRDGFIASQGDGTCFIIQQDLDHVIDLTEADCDPVYKVATWEKQIYTCCRDGMVRRYQLSDL, from the exons ATGAAAATCTGGCAGGCTGCAAATGGAGAAATAAGA AGACTATTGGAAGGCCATGTGTATGATGTGAATTGTTGCAGGTTTTTCCCATCAGGCCTTGTGGTTCTGAGTGGTGGGATGGATGCCCAGCTAAAGATCTGGTCAGCAGAAGATGCCAGCTGCGTAGCAACATTTAAAGGTCACAAAGCAG GTATCttggacacagccattgtggaTCGAGGAAGAAATGTCATTTCCAGTTCTAGAGATGGTACTGCCCGCCTTTGGGATTGTGGGAAGTCTGCTTGCCTAGGCACTGTTGCAGATTGTGGTTCCCCTGTGAATGGCATTGCTTTGGGTATTGCTGACAATACAGTAAATCTGGGATCACCTGAAAAAGCACCAA GCGAACGTGAAATTGGGACAGAAGGGAAAATCCTGCTGTTGGCTCGGGAAGACAGAAAGCTCCAAGGTGTGGGATTACAGAGCAGGCAGCCG GTGTTTCTCTTTGTTGGATCCGATGCATTTAACTGCTGTACATTCCTCTCAAGCATCTATCTCCTCGCAGGGACTCAGGATGGAAATATATATCAGCTGGATGTGAGAAATACAAA GGCTCCGATTCAGATCATTCATAGATCAGGAGCACCAGTGCTTTGTCTGCTCCCTTATAGAGATGGATTTATTGCCAGCCAAG GTGATGGAACATGCTTTATTATTCAGCAAGATCTTGACCATGTAATTGACCTCACGGAAGCAGACTGTGACCCTGTATACAAG GTTGCTACCTGGGAGAAACAGATTTATACATGCTGCAGAGATGGGATGGTGAGGAGATACCAGCTTTCTGACCTCTGA